A window from Pseudomonas frederiksbergensis encodes these proteins:
- a CDS encoding aldehyde dehydrogenase family protein, whose protein sequence is MSLPYLLPATSAFIQRAPRMLIGGDWVEAADGQTMPLHNPATGEVLCVVPRATPEDVDRAVLAARQAFDDSAWTRTRPRERQNLLWKLADLMERDAELLAQLECLNNGKSAAVAQVMDVQLSIDFLRYMAGWATKIEGSSVEVSLPLMPNDQFHSFIRREAVGVVGAIVAWNFPLLLACWKLGPALATGCTVVLKPADETPLTALKLAELVLEAGYPEGVFNVVTGTGITAGSALTHNPLVDKLTFTGSTAVGKQIGKIAMESMTRVTLELGGKSPTIVMADADLKSAAAGAASAIFFNQGQVCCAGSRLYVQRKHFDNVVADIADIANAMKLGNGLDPTVEMGPLISARQQERVYGYIEKGRESGATIACGGEQFGPGFFVKPTVIVDVDQKHSLVQEEIFGPVLVAIPFDDEADALRMANDSPYGLGASIWSNDLAAVHRMIPRIKSGSVWVNCHSALDPALPFGGYKMSGVGREMGYAAIEHYTELKSVLIKL, encoded by the coding sequence ATGTCACTCCCTTATCTGCTTCCCGCTACTTCGGCGTTCATCCAGCGTGCACCGCGCATGCTTATCGGCGGCGACTGGGTCGAGGCCGCCGATGGCCAGACCATGCCCCTGCACAACCCGGCCACCGGTGAAGTGCTGTGCGTCGTGCCGCGGGCCACGCCCGAAGATGTCGACCGCGCCGTGCTCGCCGCCCGTCAGGCCTTCGATGATTCGGCCTGGACCCGCACCCGACCTCGGGAGCGGCAGAACCTGCTGTGGAAACTCGCCGACCTGATGGAGCGCGACGCCGAACTGCTGGCGCAACTGGAATGCCTGAACAACGGCAAAAGTGCGGCGGTGGCCCAGGTGATGGACGTACAACTGTCCATCGACTTCCTGCGCTACATGGCCGGTTGGGCGACCAAGATCGAAGGCTCCAGCGTTGAAGTATCGTTGCCGTTGATGCCCAACGATCAATTCCACAGTTTCATTCGCCGCGAAGCGGTGGGCGTGGTCGGCGCCATCGTTGCCTGGAACTTCCCGCTGCTGCTGGCCTGCTGGAAACTCGGCCCGGCCCTGGCCACCGGTTGCACCGTGGTGCTCAAACCCGCCGACGAAACCCCGCTGACTGCACTGAAACTTGCCGAACTGGTGCTGGAAGCCGGTTACCCCGAAGGCGTGTTCAACGTGGTCACCGGCACCGGCATCACGGCGGGTTCCGCCCTGACCCATAACCCGCTGGTGGACAAACTGACCTTCACCGGCTCCACCGCCGTGGGCAAGCAGATCGGCAAGATCGCCATGGAGTCCATGACCCGGGTGACTCTCGAACTGGGCGGTAAATCGCCAACCATCGTCATGGCCGACGCCGACCTGAAGTCCGCCGCAGCCGGTGCCGCCAGCGCGATTTTCTTCAATCAGGGCCAGGTGTGCTGCGCCGGCTCCAGGTTGTATGTGCAGCGCAAGCATTTTGACAATGTGGTGGCAGACATCGCCGACATCGCCAACGCCATGAAACTCGGCAATGGCCTGGACCCAACCGTGGAAATGGGACCGCTGATCTCGGCGCGTCAGCAGGAGCGGGTTTACGGTTACATCGAAAAAGGCCGGGAAAGCGGCGCGACGATCGCCTGTGGTGGCGAACAGTTCGGGCCAGGCTTTTTCGTCAAACCGACGGTGATTGTGGATGTTGATCAGAAACACTCGCTGGTGCAGGAGGAAATCTTCGGGCCGGTGCTGGTGGCGATTCCATTCGATGACGAGGCCGATGCATTGCGCATGGCCAATGACAGCCCTTATGGGCTTGGGGCGAGTATCTGGTCGAACGATCTGGCGGCGGTGCACCGGATGATTCCGCGGATCAAGTCCGGTTCGGTGTGGGTCAACTGCCACAGCGCATTGGACCCGGCGCTGCCGTTTGGTGGTTACAAGATGTCCGGGGTTGGGCGCGAGATGGGGTACGCGGCGATTGAGCATTACACCGAGTTGAAGTCGGTGTTGATCAAGTTGTGA
- a CDS encoding DUF1652 domain-containing protein: MFLSTLEIQNIIEHSFLPSVCTCHMEADQSLTIRVCDCMTGKVDLVATHVPLWTLDSPHAIASLVADMRHEIDVHKGIHPTFNT, encoded by the coding sequence ATGTTCCTTTCAACACTGGAAATTCAAAACATCATTGAACACAGTTTTCTGCCGTCCGTTTGTACTTGCCACATGGAGGCAGACCAGTCCCTGACGATTCGGGTCTGTGATTGCATGACCGGCAAAGTGGACCTGGTGGCCACCCATGTTCCGCTGTGGACGCTGGACAGTCCTCATGCAATCGCGTCGCTGGTAGCAGACATGCGGCACGAGATCGACGTGCACAAAGGCATTCACCCCACCTTTAATACTTGA